The genomic region GAAGCACTATGAATGGCACCAATGTCCATCATGGAAACTAATCCTCTTAAAAATTAGCTTTACTTGAATTAACTGTTGGTTTGAAAAGAATTCAGATACAAATTATAAGGAAGATTTTATCGGAATGACTACAATCCGTCCGAAAATTAGCACAAAAAAAATTTAATAAATTTTGGATAATCTTTATCTACCTTTTATTAAAGAGACGGTATTAAGCTTGTGCAAATTCTGGCCGATTCTGTCCTTTTTGTGATGTTTTTATGCCTTAAATTGTTAAAAATGTATTGCAAATTATTGTATTTTAGGAATTTAAATTTGTGAAATTATTTCAAGTGGTACAAATTGAATTAATTTGTAATCCCTCTAATATGCTCCAGCGTACCGTTGAGCGGGTTATGAAAGATTTGAGGATTGGTAATTATACCATCAAGAACAATTCGATTGTGCTGCAGGAGGCCTTACACGAAGTAAAGTTGGAGCAACTCTCCAAATCTTTAAAGGCGTTTGGAATACATTTCGCCGAAAAAGCCGGTACCGATATCATTGAACGAATAAAAGATTGCATTCGAATGATCGTTGCGGATTCTAAACTTCGAGAGCAATATCTTTCGGCGTTTTTGTCCGACAAACTGGGGTCTAGATATTTGCATTTGTTATCGATATTTTCGGCCGAAACATTTACGTCGATCGAGAGCTTTTATATTTTTGATAAAATCGAGAAAGCGAAAGACTTGTTGAGAAATGAAGAAACTACCTTAGCGGAAGTGGCGCATCAGTTGGATTACTGCAGCGCATCCCATCTGTCGCGACAGTTCAGAGCGGTTACCGGCTTAACGGTGTCCAAATTTTAAGCTTGGTGGCGAATAGGGAAAAGAACAACGTGAACACCTAACCTAATGAAAATGGAAAAATTAAAAATTCTTTTGGTCGATGACGACGAAGACGACAGACAGTTCTTTGCGGATGCCCTCGATAGTCTTGATATGAACACCGAATTGGTTCAGTTAACCGACGGCGAGGCGTGTTTGGAATATATGAACTTATATAAGAATGACGGTCCAAACCTTTTGTTTCTAGATTTGAATATGCCTATCATGAACGGATTTCAATGCTTGGAACGAATCAGGCAGCAGGCAGAGTTCAATGATGTTACAATCGCTATTTATTCCACTTCCGGGGCAGAGAAGGATATTGATGAGACCTTTAATAAAGGTGCGAACATTTATTTAAAAAAACCGGCCAGCTTTCAAGATTTAAAAAATTCGCTCCGGCAGGTCATCAAAACCAATTGGACCTATCAGAAAAACGATTTTAGCAAGGAAAATTTCTTGCTTAAAGTATAAATTGTTTCGCGCTTACGATGCTATGGCCTTAAAAGTTGTTTCGTTCTCGGGGCAACTTTTTCTTTCTATCTACATTGCGCAATAATGACCTCACAGAATTGAGAAAAAGTCTATATGACTTCGATATCTAAATAGTGTAAGATTAAATGAAAAGTCCTAAAAAAAAGTTAATTATAGGGGAGGACAAAATTTCCCGAAAAAAAATCAAGGAACAGGTTAAAAAGTCGCAGGCCGATTTGATTGCCAAAATCGATACCTTGGATGCCGAACGCACCTTTGCCCGACGTGTCCTCGACCAAAGCAATAGTGTCATTAGTCTGTTCAGGCCCATAGTCGACCAGGCCGGGGAAATAACGGATTTTACCATTCACTATGTCAATAACCGAATGAACGAGGCAACCAAGGAAGATGTCGATGCAATTATCGGTAAGCGCATGTCGGAATACTATCCAGATAATTTTGAGAATGGTGTTTTTGAAGAATTGGTCGGGTGTCATGAAACGGGAAAACCTAAAGAATTTCAACGGAAATATACCTTTAATGAAATCGATTTTTGGTTTTCATCTCGGGCTGTAAAACTTGACGATGATGTATTGGTTTTTTCAAAGAACATTACCAAGGAAAAGGAATTCGAAATTGAGCTTGATGTTCAGAACAAATTGCTTTCCGAAGCCGAATATGTAGCCAATATCGGAAGCTACAAATGGAATTTAGGGGAGGACGAGATACAATATAGCGCAAATGCTTTTCGTCTATTCGGATATGAGCCCAACGAATTTGAACCGACCGTGTCCAAGTTCATGTCGTTTGTGCATCCTGATGATTTGCCCGTGCTCGAAGCCAATTACGAAGAAATCATGAAGCGTAAAGAGCGTACCGAGGCTACGTACCGCATTATAACCAAGGACAAAAAAATAAAAACGATCCGGTCGGTTGGAGAGTTTTACAGAAAAGAGGGTCAGTGGAACATGGTAGGCGTATTGTTGGACGTTACAGAGCAGGTTGCAGCAGAACGTCATTTGAGAAGTCGAAATTTGGAACTGAAGCGTACCAACGAGGAGTTGGAGTCATTCAATAGGGTCGCCAGTCACGATTTACAGGAGCCTTTGCGTAAGATACAAATGTTTATCAGTCGGTTAAGCGGAGAGGCGACCCAAAGATTGGAAAAACGAGAAAAGGAGTATTTGGAAAAAGTGGTCGATTCAGCCGACCGTATGCGGGAGTTGATTGCCAATCTTTTGTCCTATTCCAGAATCGATCAAGTTGAAGA from Costertonia aggregata harbors:
- a CDS encoding helix-turn-helix domain-containing protein, which encodes MLQRTVERVMKDLRIGNYTIKNNSIVLQEALHEVKLEQLSKSLKAFGIHFAEKAGTDIIERIKDCIRMIVADSKLREQYLSAFLSDKLGSRYLHLLSIFSAETFTSIESFYIFDKIEKAKDLLRNEETTLAEVAHQLDYCSASHLSRQFRAVTGLTVSKF
- a CDS encoding response regulator, whose product is MEKLKILLVDDDEDDRQFFADALDSLDMNTELVQLTDGEACLEYMNLYKNDGPNLLFLDLNMPIMNGFQCLERIRQQAEFNDVTIAIYSTSGAEKDIDETFNKGANIYLKKPASFQDLKNSLRQVIKTNWTYQKNDFSKENFLLKV
- a CDS encoding PAS domain-containing sensor histidine kinase, with translation MKSPKKKLIIGEDKISRKKIKEQVKKSQADLIAKIDTLDAERTFARRVLDQSNSVISLFRPIVDQAGEITDFTIHYVNNRMNEATKEDVDAIIGKRMSEYYPDNFENGVFEELVGCHETGKPKEFQRKYTFNEIDFWFSSRAVKLDDDVLVFSKNITKEKEFEIELDVQNKLLSEAEYVANIGSYKWNLGEDEIQYSANAFRLFGYEPNEFEPTVSKFMSFVHPDDLPVLEANYEEIMKRKERTEATYRIITKDKKIKTIRSVGEFYRKEGQWNMVGVLLDVTEQVAAERHLRSRNLELKRTNEELESFNRVASHDLQEPLRKIQMFISRLSGEATQRLEKREKEYLEKVVDSADRMRELIANLLSYSRIDQVEDKPKKVDLNSVLADVKYDLSERIAEFGAEIRSDNLPKVWGIEFQLYQLFSNLIGNSLKYSGTEQPPKITLSSKVVPYKEIGEGLDLTPSRYLVLDFKDNGIGFKKEHSDKIFEIFQRLHSKNEYSGTGLGLAICQKIVRAHNGAIRATGKLGKGATFTVYLPSLN